In Anaerobacillus sp. CMMVII, a single window of DNA contains:
- a CDS encoding aspartyl-phosphate phosphatase Spo0E family protein has product MKKNYNNDIMLEEIEIARKHMIKLAYDYPLSSDEVVDASTRLDKLLNVFNKIAQEK; this is encoded by the coding sequence ATGAAGAAAAACTACAATAACGATATTATGCTGGAAGAAATCGAAATTGCACGAAAGCATATGATCAAGCTAGCATATGACTATCCCCTAAGTTCTGATGAAGTAGTTGATGCTAGCACTAGATTGGACAAGCTCTTAAACGTGTTCAATAAAATAGCGCAAGAAAAATAA
- the sigW gene encoding RNA polymerase sigma factor SigW, with product MDTLVKRIIQNVKKGDQQAFAELVELYKDKVYQISYRMVGNVHEAQDIAQEAFLRAYMNIETYDTNRKFSTWLFRIVTNLSIDRLRKKKPDFYLDQEISGTEGLTLASQIAAADELPEDLVITHELQDWIQGEILKLPTKYRSAIILKYIEDLSLKEISEILDLPIATVKTRIHRGREALRKRLSNV from the coding sequence ATGGACACATTAGTAAAGCGCATAATACAAAATGTAAAAAAAGGTGACCAACAAGCATTTGCTGAGCTAGTCGAGCTCTATAAGGATAAAGTTTATCAAATTTCCTATCGAATGGTTGGTAATGTTCATGAAGCACAAGACATTGCTCAAGAAGCGTTTCTTAGGGCTTATATGAATATTGAAACATATGATACAAATCGGAAGTTTTCAACTTGGTTATTCCGTATTGTGACAAACCTATCGATCGACCGACTCAGAAAGAAAAAACCAGACTTTTATCTTGATCAAGAAATTAGTGGAACAGAGGGATTAACACTTGCGTCCCAAATTGCTGCAGCTGATGAACTACCGGAAGATTTAGTGATTACACATGAACTACAAGATTGGATACAAGGAGAAATATTAAAGTTACCAACTAAATATCGTTCGGCTATTATTTTGAAGTATATTGAGGACCTTTCATTGAAGGAAATAAGTGAGATTTTAGATCTTCCTATCGCAACGGTTAAAACAAGAATTCACCGTGGGCGAGAAGCACTTAGGAAACGATTAAGCA